A part of Dysgonomonadaceae bacterium zrk40 genomic DNA contains:
- a CDS encoding cytochrome c-type biogenesis protein CcmH → MIRIVVLTILIVIALPLASHAVEPDEMLADPILETRAREISKDLRCVVCQNQDIDSSNAGVARDLRLLVRERLVAGDTDQQVLDYIQARYGDYVLLKPPFKPETYALWLTPLALFLLGAGGVVAVLARSGRRKAKAGLSAEEERRVSELLAQRERNEP, encoded by the coding sequence ATGATCCGAATTGTCGTGCTGACGATCCTGATCGTGATCGCCTTGCCGCTTGCCTCCCATGCCGTCGAACCCGACGAAATGCTGGCTGATCCGATCCTTGAGACCCGTGCGAGAGAGATCTCCAAAGACTTGCGCTGTGTGGTCTGCCAGAACCAGGACATCGACAGCTCGAACGCGGGCGTTGCGCGCGATCTGCGGCTGCTGGTCCGTGAAAGGCTGGTTGCCGGAGACACCGATCAGCAGGTGCTGGATTACATTCAGGCGCGCTATGGCGATTATGTCCTGTTGAAACCGCCATTCAAACCGGAAACCTATGCTCTTTGGTTGACGCCGCTCGCACTCTTTTTGCTGGGGGCCGGCGGTGTGGTCGCGGTCCTTGCCAGGTCCGGTCGGCGCAAGGCGAAGGCAGGCCTGAGCGCCGAAGAAGAGCGCCGGGTTTCCGAACTGTTGGCGCAGCGCGAAAGGAATGAGCCGTGA